One window from the genome of Drosophila albomicans strain 15112-1751.03 chromosome 2L, ASM965048v2, whole genome shotgun sequence encodes:
- the LOC117565935 gene encoding nuclear transcription factor Y subunit beta has protein sequence MSNSEDSQQYLNDILVKDEDEASGDESDRQDGHGSMLREQDRFLPICNIIKIMKVPVPQNGKIAKDARECIQECVSEFISFISSEAIERSVAENRKTVNGDDLLVAFSNLGFDNYVEPLSIYLQKYRESNKSDRNLFLENSYTSEDISDKQ, from the exons atgaGCAACAGCGAAGACTCTCAGCAGTATCTAAACGATATACTAGTCAAAGACGAGGACGAGGCGTCGGGTG ATGAATCGGACAGACAGGATGGACATGGCAGCATGTTGCGGGAACAGGACCGATTTCTGCCCATCTGTAACATCATAAAAATCATGAAAGTGCCGGTGCCACAGAACGGTAAGATTGCCAAAGATGCCAGAGAATGCATACAGGAGTGTGTGTCCGAGTTTATATCCTTCATCAGCAGCGAGGCAATAGAGCGTAGCGTGGCTGAGAACCGCAAAACGGTTAACGGGGATGATTTGCTGGTAGCCTTCAGCAACTTGGGGTTCGACAACTATGTGGAACCGCTTTCCATATACTTGCAAAAATACCGCGAG TCAAATAAATCGGATCGCAATTTATTTCTGGAGAACAGCTACACAAGTGAGGACATTTCCGACAAGCAGTAG